In Lacerta agilis isolate rLacAgi1 chromosome 8, rLacAgi1.pri, whole genome shotgun sequence, one genomic interval encodes:
- the TMEM200B gene encoding transmembrane protein 200B, with amino-acid sequence MGMVTAGGPAEAVRAMKNHPPSGNAPATPTSAPSRWHRRRFRRKAPSEVTVKGQLRMRSTSGAFVMVGVSVVLVGMTIAVIGYWPHRARSGGGNRPGNASATDEIKKEVKALAHPRPLPHSEKLKLIGPVIMGIGLFIFICANTMLYENRDMETRLLMQRELYSMSLRLPQDTSQASSYFQRRPTLSSHQANAECVEGCYEVDLSSSGFQSCSSPVTKWPNAYNSNRLQATTQFHKSVSPSLSLLSVRSDSGNAVPDNRGLPFARGTESVASAINALSLPLIKLNNCLLESQCVSRAAIQDLEGNCLRLPDEKDEVLRLSWTVLPGCNAVDPRRGELRGSHVVIDMDNDEPSSATSVERLLNPECTKRGFSSDTQIPNAGHSKSLDLGQPGVVLVAPVKDRKHRSWPRLDHIGLVNYAKLESRGESSDRLLEPVREPISGLSRELSREVVAETGCGN; translated from the coding sequence ATGGGGATGGTGACAGCCGGAGGTCCTGCTGAAGCCGTGAGAGCCATGAAGAACCACCCCCCTTCAGGGAACGCACCCGCAACACCCACCAGCGCCCCTTCCCGATGGCACCGGCGCAGGTTCCGGCGCAAGGCTCCCTCCGAGGTGACCGTGAAGGGCCAGCTGCGCATGCGCTCTACCTCGGGAGCCTTTGTGATGGTGGGCGTCTCAGTGGTGCTGGTGGGCATGACCATTGCTGTCATCGGATATTGGCCTCACCGTGCCAGGTCCGGAGGCGGCAACCGGCCGGGCAATGCCAGTGCCACCGATGAGATCAAGAAGGAAGTGAAGGCCTTGGCCCACCCCCGTCCCTTACCTCACAGCGAGAAGCTGAAGCTCATTGGGCCTGTCATCATGGGCATTGGCCTCTTCATCTTCATCTGCGCCAACACCATGCTATACGAGAACAGAGACATGGAGACCCGCTTGCTGATGCAGAGAGAGCTCTACTCCATGAGTCTGAGGCTCCCACAGGACACCAGCCAGGCAAGCAGCTACTTTCAGAGGAGGCCTACCTTGTCCTCCCACCAGGCGAACGCAGAATGCGTGGAAGGTTGCTACGAGGTGGACCTCTCCTCCAGCGGCTTCCAGTCTTGCTCCAGCCCAGTCACCAAGTGGCCCAACGCTTACAACTCAAACAGGCTACAGGCCACCACCCAGTTCCACAAGAGCGTCTCGCCGTCCCTTTCCCTCCTGAGCGTCCGCTCGGATTCTGGCAACGCCGTGCCGGATAACCGCGGCCTCCCTTTTGCCCGCGGCACGGAGTCAGTCGCCTCAGCCATCAATGCCCTGTCTCTGCCTCTCATTAAACTCAACAACTGTCTCCTCGAAAGCCAGTGCGTTTCTCGAGCAGCCATCCAGGACTTGGAAGGCAATTGCCTGCGCTTGCCGGATGAGAAGGACGAGGTGCTGAGGCTCTCATGGACTGTCCTGCCGGGGTGCAATGCCGTGGATCCCCGGAGAGGCGAGCTCAGAGGCAGCCACGTGGTTATCGATATGGATAACGATGAGCCTTCCTCAGCCACCTCAGTGGAAAGACTCCTGAACCCCGAATGCACAAAGAGGGGGTTCAGCTCGGACACTCAGATCCCTAATGCGGGTCACTCCAAGTCCCTGGATCTCGGCCAGCCGGGGGTAGTGTTAGTGGCACCAGTCAAAGACAGGAAGCACAGGAGCTGGCCTAGACTTGACCACATTGGCCTGGTCAACTATGCAAAACTGGAAAGCCGGGGCGAGTCTTCTGATAGGCTTTTGGAGCCAGTGAGGGAGCCTATCAGTGGCTTGAGCAGGGAGCTTTCCCGGGAGGTTGTTGCAGAAACGGGTTGCGGAAACTGA